CGGTGGAGCTGCTGGCCGACCTGGAACTCGCCGCCCAGCTGCACGAGGTGGGCAAGGTGGTGGACGCCGCCCATCACGCGCTGGGCGCCCCGGCGCAGCCCGACTGGCACTACGCCGTCGTGACCGGCTCGCTGCTGGAGCAGGTGGCCCGGCTGCGCGGGGCGTCGGAGCTGATCGGCGGCATGTTCGAGAACTGGGATGGCACCGGGATGCCCAATCGCTTCGTGTCGGGGCAGATCCCGCTCCGCGCCCGGATCCTCCGCATCGCCACCGACTTCTACCGCCTGGTCGACGGCGACGGCCGCCGGGGCGGCCTGGCCCCGGATGCCGCGATCGAGGTGCTCAAGGAGCACAGCGGGACCTGGTACGACCCGCTCGCGGTGGTGCACCTCGAGTCGATCGTGCTGGACCGGCCCCGCAGCGAGTGGCGCACCAGCCGGATGCAGGTGGGCGTGGACCAGCTGCACGAGGGCATGGTGCTCGCAGCGGACCTCTCGACCAGCTCGGGGGTCAAGCTGCTCGCGAAGGGGGCCACGGTCACCGCCAGCATGCTCGACGTGATCCAGCGGCGCCACCTGGCCGACCCGATCATCGACGGGGTCTGGATCGCGCGGCGCTGAGGCACGGCGGGCGCTTGTCGGGCCCGGGGGGACCGCATTAACCTTCCATCCCCCCGGGAGAACACAGCCGTGACCGTCACCGCCCAGCCGAGCCTCTCGGCGCAGGTGTCGTCTCCGCAGTTCGAAGAACTCCTCATCCGTGCCGACCGCGCCCAGGTCATTGCCTCCCTTGCCCGGGGCATGGCCCACG
The Gemmatimonadota bacterium DNA segment above includes these coding regions:
- a CDS encoding response regulator; the protein is MTSLVSTILLVDDDPTTLAHFKAVLEHEPALRVATAINGRDGLARAREILPDLIISDYMMPEMDGFEFCQRVKQEPALEGCLFVVLSGFTDTSLKVRGLNLGVDDYLTKPIEIPELIARVRASLRIKRLQDELRNGKSELERLHGELGDSFDGLLHLLIHLVDLGLPGAADRGRRLTALARQVGERFEVPVELLADLELAAQLHEVGKVVDAAHHALGAPAQPDWHYAVVTGSLLEQVARLRGASELIGGMFENWDGTGMPNRFVSGQIPLRARILRIATDFYRLVDGDGRRGGLAPDAAIEVLKEHSGTWYDPLAVVHLESIVLDRPRSEWRTSRMQVGVDQLHEGMVLAADLSTSSGVKLLAKGATVTASMLDVIQRRHLADPIIDGVWIARR